Sequence from the Dehalococcoidia bacterium genome:
GTGCAAGATATGTGAGCGTAAATTCAAGAACGATGGCGCACTATCCGGCATGAAGACTCCCACCAAGATCGTAGCTTCAGCTTTGAGCATGCATTATGAAGGCATGTCTCAGAACGCCATCAGAAGGCAGTTGAAGCAAGACTATGGTATTTACCCATCAGACGC
This genomic interval carries:
- a CDS encoding IS6 family transposase, whose protein sequence is MNEDKVTCQHCGSSAVTKYGHYKGVPRYWCKICERKFKNDGALSGMKTPTKIVASALSMHYEGMSQNAIRRQLKQDYGIYPSDA